From a region of the Erythrobacter neustonensis genome:
- the ruvB gene encoding Holliday junction branch migration DNA helicase RuvB translates to MTDPLHTPIHCGARQPGDPDAALRPRRLAEFVGQEAAKGNLAVFIAAARARGEAMDHTLFFGPPGLGKTTLAQIIAGELGVGFRATSGPVIAKAGDLAALLTNLEPHDVLFIDEIHRLSPVVEEVLYPAMEDRALDLIIGEGPSARSVRIDLPPFTLIGATTRQGLLTTPLRDRFGIPVRLNFYTHAELEKVVTRAAGLMGLAIQPDGAHEIARRSRGTPRVAGRLLRRVRDFADVAGAPSVTRAVADEALTRLEIDRLGLDLMDRRYLTMIATTYKGGPVGIETLAAGLAEPRDTVEEVVEPYLIQLGLVARTARGRMLNEDGWKHLDMTPPRESPPVQSGLFED, encoded by the coding sequence ATGACTGACCCCCTCCACACCCCGATACATTGTGGCGCCCGCCAGCCCGGCGACCCGGACGCTGCCCTGCGCCCGCGGCGCCTGGCCGAGTTCGTCGGGCAGGAAGCCGCCAAGGGCAACCTCGCCGTCTTCATCGCCGCCGCGCGCGCGCGGGGGGAGGCGATGGACCATACGCTGTTCTTCGGGCCCCCGGGCCTAGGCAAGACCACGCTGGCGCAGATCATCGCGGGCGAGCTTGGCGTGGGCTTTCGCGCCACCTCCGGCCCGGTCATCGCCAAAGCGGGCGACTTGGCCGCGCTGCTGACCAATCTCGAACCGCATGACGTGCTGTTCATCGACGAAATCCACCGCCTTTCGCCCGTGGTCGAGGAAGTTCTCTACCCTGCGATGGAGGACCGCGCGCTCGATCTCATCATCGGCGAGGGGCCGAGCGCTCGCAGCGTCCGCATCGACCTGCCGCCCTTCACGCTGATCGGCGCGACCACGCGGCAGGGGTTGCTGACCACCCCCTTGCGCGACCGCTTCGGGATTCCGGTGCGGCTCAATTTCTACACCCATGCCGAGCTTGAGAAGGTCGTCACCCGTGCGGCGGGGTTGATGGGGCTCGCGATCCAGCCCGACGGCGCGCACGAGATCGCCCGCCGCAGCCGCGGCACCCCGCGCGTGGCTGGGCGGCTGCTCCGGCGCGTGCGCGATTTTGCCGATGTCGCGGGCGCGCCCAGCGTGACCCGCGCGGTGGCGGACGAGGCGCTGACCCGGCTCGAGATCGACCGGCTGGGCCTCGACCTGATGGACCGGCGCTATCTCACGATGATCGCGACCACCTACAAGGGCGGCCCCGTGGGGATCGAGACGCTGGCCGCCGGTCTTGCCGAGCCGCGCGACACGGTGGAAGAAGTGGTCGAACCCTACCTGATCCAGCTGGGACTGGTCGCGCGCACCGCCCGCGGGCGGATGCTCAACGAAGACGGGTGGAAGCATCTCGACATGACCCCGCCAAGAGAATCGCCCCCGGTGCAATCGGGACTGTTCGAGGACTGA
- a CDS encoding GIY-YIG nuclease family protein, whose protein sequence is MLNLFQHPSRGILRAMRQERNPCVYILASQPHGTLYIGVTSDLIGRLWQHRNGVVEGFTSRYKVHRLVRYELFGDMEHAILREKQLKRWHRQWKINLIESENPEWHDLAAGLGFPPVGPRRIPDGS, encoded by the coding sequence ATGCTGAACTTGTTTCAGCATCCATCGCGCGGCATCCTCCGGGCCATGCGGCAAGAGCGCAACCCTTGCGTCTACATCCTCGCGAGTCAGCCACACGGCACACTTTATATCGGGGTCACCAGCGACCTGATCGGCAGGCTCTGGCAACATCGCAATGGCGTCGTCGAAGGCTTCACCAGCCGCTACAAAGTTCACCGTCTCGTCCGCTACGAGCTGTTCGGCGATATGGAGCACGCGATCCTGCGCGAAAAGCAACTGAAACGCTGGCACCGGCAGTGGAAGATCAACCTGATCGAGAGCGAGAACCCCGAATGGCATGATCTCGCCGCAGGGCTGGGGTTTCCGCCGGTAGGGCCGCGCAGAATTCCTGATGGATCCTGA
- the ruvA gene encoding Holliday junction branch migration protein RuvA has product MIAKLSGRLDSTGEDWAIVDVGGVGYLVWCSSRTLAALGSVGEFCTVHTQMQVSETDMRLLGFADSAERDWFRLLTGVQSVGSKVALAILSALSTGELREACGKGDAAMVTRANGVGPKLAARIVNELKDKAGGMPGGGGSFAIGAAAAPAGSVGADAASALENLGFKPAVAAQAVARALEELGEGASEGDLIRVALKKAAG; this is encoded by the coding sequence ATGATTGCAAAGCTATCCGGCAGGCTCGACAGCACGGGCGAAGACTGGGCCATCGTCGATGTCGGCGGGGTGGGCTATCTGGTGTGGTGCTCCAGCCGCACGCTTGCCGCGTTGGGATCGGTGGGCGAGTTCTGCACGGTCCACACGCAGATGCAGGTGAGCGAGACCGACATGCGCCTCCTTGGCTTTGCCGACAGCGCAGAACGCGACTGGTTCCGGCTGCTGACCGGGGTGCAGAGCGTCGGCAGCAAGGTCGCGCTGGCGATCCTCTCCGCGCTCTCGACCGGGGAACTGCGCGAGGCTTGCGGCAAGGGCGATGCCGCGATGGTGACTCGCGCCAACGGGGTGGGGCCGAAACTGGCGGCACGGATCGTCAACGAACTGAAGGACAAGGCCGGCGGTATGCCGGGCGGCGGCGGGAGCTTTGCAATTGGCGCGGCGGCGGCGCCCGCAGGCAGCGTCGGTGCCGACGCGGCGAGCGCGCTTGAAAACCTCGGCTTCAAGCCCGCGGTCGCGGCGCAGGCCGTTGCCCGCGCGCTGGAAGAACTGGGCGAGGGCGCGAGCGAGGGTGATCTGATCCGCGTGGCGCTGAAGAAGGCGGCCGGGTGA
- the aroC gene encoding chorismate synthase: protein MSWNTFGRVLRFTTWGESHGPALGAVVDGCPPGLAISEDFIQPFMDARKPGTSRFTTQRREDDIVRILSGVFEGRTTGTPIALHIENTDQRSKDYSQIARAYRPGHADYAYDAKYGIRDYRGGGRSSARETAARVAAGAVARLVIPEVTITAYVCELGGDRIDAGNIDHAEIAKNPFFCPDPAAAKRWEEKVDAARKAGSSLGAVVECVATGVPAGWGAPIYAKLDSDLAAAMMSINAVKGVEIGDGFDAARLTGEENADRMRPGKDGMPEYASNHAGGTAGGISTGQPVVCRVAFKPTSSILTPVESINSAGEAVEVVTRGRHDPCVGLRGTPVVEAMMALVLADHKLLHRGQTGR, encoded by the coding sequence ATGAGCTGGAACACCTTCGGGCGCGTGCTGCGCTTTACCACTTGGGGAGAGAGCCACGGGCCTGCGCTTGGCGCGGTCGTCGACGGGTGCCCTCCGGGCCTCGCGATTTCGGAAGACTTCATCCAGCCCTTCATGGATGCAAGGAAGCCGGGCACCAGCCGCTTCACCACCCAGCGGCGCGAGGACGACATCGTGCGGATCCTCTCGGGGGTGTTCGAGGGTAGGACCACCGGCACGCCGATCGCGCTGCACATCGAGAACACCGATCAGCGCTCGAAAGACTATTCGCAGATTGCGCGAGCATATCGTCCGGGCCATGCCGATTACGCCTATGACGCGAAATACGGCATCCGCGACTATCGCGGCGGGGGGCGTTCCTCAGCGCGCGAGACTGCGGCGCGTGTGGCGGCGGGTGCGGTGGCGCGGCTGGTGATTCCCGAGGTGACGATCACCGCCTACGTCTGCGAACTTGGCGGCGACCGGATCGACGCAGGCAACATCGACCATGCCGAGATCGCCAAGAACCCCTTCTTCTGCCCCGATCCTGCCGCCGCGAAGCGCTGGGAAGAAAAGGTCGATGCGGCGCGGAAAGCCGGGTCATCGCTGGGCGCAGTCGTCGAGTGCGTCGCCACCGGCGTTCCGGCAGGCTGGGGCGCACCGATCTATGCCAAGCTGGACAGCGATCTGGCCGCCGCGATGATGAGCATCAATGCGGTCAAGGGCGTCGAGATCGGTGACGGCTTCGATGCCGCGCGGCTGACGGGCGAGGAAAATGCCGACCGGATGCGCCCCGGCAAGGACGGAATGCCCGAATACGCCAGCAACCACGCGGGCGGGACGGCGGGCGGCATCTCGACCGGGCAGCCGGTGGTGTGCCGCGTCGCCTTCAAGCCGACCTCGTCGATCCTGACCCCGGTGGAATCGATCAACAGCGCGGGCGAAGCGGTCGAAGTGGTCACCAGGGGCCGACACGATCCGTGCGTCGGCCTGCGCGGGACGCCCGTGGTGGAAGCGATGATGGCGCTGGTGCTGGCCGATCACAAATTGCTGCACCGCGGCCAGACCGGCCGCTGA